In a genomic window of Mangifera indica cultivar Alphonso unplaced genomic scaffold, CATAS_Mindica_2.1 Un_0086, whole genome shotgun sequence:
- the LOC123207536 gene encoding alpha/beta hydrolase domain-containing protein 17C-like isoform X2, with the protein MGGVTSSVAAKFAFFPPSPPSYEVVTREGDGVTGKLGMSGVVLRENVDVLKLDTKRGNQVVAVYIKNPAAQLTLLYSHGNAADLGQMYELFYELSVHLRVNLMGYDYSGYGQSSGKPSEQNTYHDIEAVYRCLEEKYGVKEEEVILYGQSVGSGPTLDLATRLQRLRAVILHSPIMSGLRVMYPVKRTYWFDIYKGTADDVVDWSHGKQLWDLCKEKYEPLWIKGGNHCDLELYPQYIKHLKKFISVIEKSHLRSGSGLIMDQSGNPRKSTDFRDTFIPSLDQREKYRPCIDQGERPRVSIDHREKSRTSIDRREKSRKSVDRPEKTVNGTELPEKARNSIDRLGDMMRSVRLCNIDCFKPTATSV; encoded by the exons atgggGGGCGTGACGTCTTCGGTGGCGGCGAAGTTCGCTTTCTTTCCGCCAAGTCCGCCCTCGTACGAGGTGGTTACGAGAGAGGGGGACGGGGTGACAGGGAAGCTGGGGATGTCGGGGGTGGTGTTGAGGGAAAACGTCGACGTTTTGAAGCTGGACACGAAGAGAGGGAATCAGGTGGTGGCGGTTTATATTAAGAACCCTGCGGCGCAGTTGACTTTGTTGTACTCGCACGGTAACGCTGCTGATCTGGGTCAAATGTACGAGTTGTTTTATGAACTCAGTGTCCATCTACGAGTCAACTTGATGGG ATACGATTATTCCGGGTATGGCCAATCAAGTGGGAAG CCAAGTGAGCAAAATACTTATCATGACATAGAAGCAGTGTATAGATGTCTTGAAGAGAAATATGGGGTGAAGGAGGAAGAGGTTATCTTATATGGGCAATCAGTTGGGAGTGGACCGACTCTAGATTTGGCAACTCGACTACAGAGATTGAGGGCTGTAATTCTACACAGTCCAATCATGTCTGGTCTTCGTGTTATGTATCCAGTGAAGAGAACCTACTGGTTTGATATTTATAAG GGAACTGctgatgatgttgttgattgGTCCCATGGTAAGCAGCTTTGGGATCTCTGTAAAGAGAAGTATGAGCCATTATGGATTAAAGGAGGGAATCATTGTGATTTGGAGCTTTACCCCCAATATATCAAGCATCTCAAGAAGTTCATATCAGTGATTGAGAAATCACATTTGAGAAGTGGATCTGGGCTTATTATGGATCAGTCTGGAAATCCCAGGAAGAGCACAGATTTTAGAGATACATTCATACCAAGTCTAGATCAGAGAGAGAAATACAGACCATGTATTGACCAAGGAGAAAGACCACGAGTAAGCATTGACCATAGAGAGAAATCAAGAACCAGTATTGATCGGAGAGAGAAATCAAGAAAGAGTGTGGATCGCCCTGAGAAAACTGTTAATGGGACAGAACTGCCAGAGAAAGCCAGGAACAGCATTGACCG GTTAGGAGACATGATGAGATCGGTAAGACTATGCAATATTGATTGTTTTAAGCCTACAGCAACAAGTGTCTAG
- the LOC123207536 gene encoding alpha/beta hydrolase domain-containing protein 17C-like isoform X1: MGGVTSSVAAKFAFFPPSPPSYEVVTREGDGVTGKLGMSGVVLRENVDVLKLDTKRGNQVVAVYIKNPAAQLTLLYSHGNAADLGQMYELFYELSVHLRVNLMGYDYSGYGQSSGKPSEQNTYHDIEAVYRCLEEKYGVKEEEVILYGQSVGSGPTLDLATRLQRLRAVILHSPIMSGLRVMYPVKRTYWFDIYKNVDKIPFVNCPVLVIHGTADDVVDWSHGKQLWDLCKEKYEPLWIKGGNHCDLELYPQYIKHLKKFISVIEKSHLRSGSGLIMDQSGNPRKSTDFRDTFIPSLDQREKYRPCIDQGERPRVSIDHREKSRTSIDRREKSRKSVDRPEKTVNGTELPEKARNSIDRLGDMMRSVRLCNIDCFKPTATSV, encoded by the exons atgggGGGCGTGACGTCTTCGGTGGCGGCGAAGTTCGCTTTCTTTCCGCCAAGTCCGCCCTCGTACGAGGTGGTTACGAGAGAGGGGGACGGGGTGACAGGGAAGCTGGGGATGTCGGGGGTGGTGTTGAGGGAAAACGTCGACGTTTTGAAGCTGGACACGAAGAGAGGGAATCAGGTGGTGGCGGTTTATATTAAGAACCCTGCGGCGCAGTTGACTTTGTTGTACTCGCACGGTAACGCTGCTGATCTGGGTCAAATGTACGAGTTGTTTTATGAACTCAGTGTCCATCTACGAGTCAACTTGATGGG ATACGATTATTCCGGGTATGGCCAATCAAGTGGGAAG CCAAGTGAGCAAAATACTTATCATGACATAGAAGCAGTGTATAGATGTCTTGAAGAGAAATATGGGGTGAAGGAGGAAGAGGTTATCTTATATGGGCAATCAGTTGGGAGTGGACCGACTCTAGATTTGGCAACTCGACTACAGAGATTGAGGGCTGTAATTCTACACAGTCCAATCATGTCTGGTCTTCGTGTTATGTATCCAGTGAAGAGAACCTACTGGTTTGATATTTATAAG AATGTTGACAAAATACCTTTTGTGAATTGTCCAGTCCTAGTCATTCAT GGAACTGctgatgatgttgttgattgGTCCCATGGTAAGCAGCTTTGGGATCTCTGTAAAGAGAAGTATGAGCCATTATGGATTAAAGGAGGGAATCATTGTGATTTGGAGCTTTACCCCCAATATATCAAGCATCTCAAGAAGTTCATATCAGTGATTGAGAAATCACATTTGAGAAGTGGATCTGGGCTTATTATGGATCAGTCTGGAAATCCCAGGAAGAGCACAGATTTTAGAGATACATTCATACCAAGTCTAGATCAGAGAGAGAAATACAGACCATGTATTGACCAAGGAGAAAGACCACGAGTAAGCATTGACCATAGAGAGAAATCAAGAACCAGTATTGATCGGAGAGAGAAATCAAGAAAGAGTGTGGATCGCCCTGAGAAAACTGTTAATGGGACAGAACTGCCAGAGAAAGCCAGGAACAGCATTGACCG GTTAGGAGACATGATGAGATCGGTAAGACTATGCAATATTGATTGTTTTAAGCCTACAGCAACAAGTGTCTAG